The proteins below are encoded in one region of Ascaphus truei isolate aAscTru1 chromosome 10, aAscTru1.hap1, whole genome shotgun sequence:
- the SERPINC1 gene encoding antithrombin-III — MHLLSLLLFSLLGTVFSQNQYPDICVAKPRDIPLNPMCVYRKVQEVEEAMDKQKESPGPDEKIPESTNPRIWEVSKANAMFGIDFYKHLADSKSNSENIFMSPLSISQAFTMVKLGACDKTLQQLMEVFRFDTVSEKASDQIHFFFAKLNCRLFRKANKSSELISANRLFGEKSLTFNETYQDISEIVYGAKLWPLNFKEKPEMSRELINDWVSNKTEKRITNVIPEGAITPDTTLVLVNTIYFKGLWKSMFNPENTNFEDFHREGNAKPCLTPTMYQEGNFRYGYISKDEVQILELPYKGDDITMVLVLPSRNTPLEQVEKGLTLEKLGDWLHKSHMSQLSVYLPRFRVDDSFSVKEKLQEMGLVDVFDPNTARLPGIIAGGRTDLYVSDAYHKAFLEVNEEGSEASAASAVMVTGRSLNLNRIMFKANRPFLIFIREVAINAIIFMGRVSNPCTE; from the exons ATGCATCTGCTGTCACTGTTGCTCTTCAGCCTTCTGGGCACAGTTTTCTCCCAAAACCAGTACCCTGATATCTGTGTTGCCAAACCCAGAGACATTCCTCTGAACCCCATGTGCGTCTACCGGAAGGTCCAGGAGGTGGAAGAAGCCATGGACAAGCAAAAAGAATCCCCAGGACCAGACGAGAAGATCCCAGAATCTACTAATCCCCGGATCTGGGAGGTCTCCAAGGCCAACGCCATGTTTGGCATCGATTTCTACAAACACCTGGCTGACTCCAAATCCAACTCTGAGAACATCTTCATGTCACCTCTCAGCATCTCACAGGCCTTCACCATGGTAAAACTGGGTGCTTGTGATAAAACTCTGCAGCAACTCATGGAG GTCTTCCGCTTTGATACGGTTTCAGAGAAAGCCTCTGACCAGATCCACTTCTTCTTTGCCAAACTCAACTGCCGATTGTTCAGAAAAGCCAACAAGTCATCAGAGCTGATCTCCGCCAACCGCCTTTTTGGTGAGAAGTCTCTAACCTTTAATGAGACCTATCAGGACATCAGTGAGATTGTCTATGGGGCCAAACTGTGGCCCTTAAACTTCAAG GAAAAGCCTGAGATGTCCCGTGAACTTATCAACGATTGGGTGTCCAATAAAACGGAAAAGCGAATCACCAATGTGATCCCAGAAGGAGCCATAACCCCAGACACCACACTGGTGCTCGTCAACACCATCTACTTCAAG GGTCTGTGGAAGTCCATGTTTAACCCAGAGAATACTAACTTTGAGGACTTTCATCGGGAAGGAAATGCCAAGCCTTGCCTCACCCCAACCATGTATCAGGAAGGCAATTTCCGCTATGGTTACATCTCCAAAGATGAAGTGCAGATCCTTGAGCTACCCTATAAGGGTGATGACATCACAATGGTACTGGTGCTGCCGTCTCGTAACACTCCCCTAGAGCAGGTGGAGAAGGGCCTGACTCTGGAGAAGTTAGGGGATTGGCTCCACAAAAGCCATATGTCACAgctctctgtgtatctcccacgCTTCAGAGTGGATGACTCCTTCAGTGTCAAGGAGAAGCTGCAAGAAATGGGACTGGTGGACGTCTTTGACCCCAACACTGCAAGGCTGCCAG GAATCATTGCAGGCGGGAGAACAGATTTGTATGTATCGGACGCATACCACAAGGCATTCCTGGAG GTCAACGAGGAGGGGAGCGAGGCTTCCGCAGCTTCTGCTGTCATGGTCACAGGACGTTCACTGAACCTGAACCGGATCATGTTCAAAGCCAACAGACCCTTCCTGATCTTTATTCGGGAGGTTGCAATCAACGCCATTATATTCATGGGCAGAGTTTCCAATCCCTGTACGGAGTAA